Proteins from one Gimesia maris genomic window:
- the kdsA gene encoding 3-deoxy-8-phosphooctulonate synthase: MSQNPVSIGQVQCGKNLPLVFITGPCVIESEELVLTTARRLAEIASKENLSLIFKCSFDKANRTSVDSFRGPGLERGLEILAKVKQETGLEVTTDIHEPCQAAPAAEVCRILQIPAFLARQTDLLEAASKAALQYDGVVNIKKPQFVAPEDCIHAVKKCEAFGLDRLLLTERGTTFGYGRLVNDMRCIPIMKQMGPPVIFDATHSVQTPGGKSTGGDREMIPFLARAAVACGCDGIFAETHPDPSQALSDGPNMLPLDHFASFAIQMQRFRDLFNEISGTSDIPSA, from the coding sequence GTGTCACAAAACCCAGTTTCAATCGGTCAGGTTCAATGCGGAAAAAATCTTCCACTGGTTTTCATTACTGGACCGTGCGTGATTGAAAGTGAAGAACTGGTCCTGACCACTGCCAGACGACTTGCTGAAATTGCCTCGAAAGAAAACCTGTCGCTGATCTTCAAATGCAGCTTCGACAAAGCCAATCGGACCAGTGTTGACAGCTTCCGTGGCCCCGGTCTCGAACGCGGCCTGGAGATCCTGGCGAAAGTGAAACAGGAAACGGGGCTGGAAGTCACGACCGATATCCATGAGCCTTGCCAGGCGGCGCCTGCGGCTGAGGTCTGTCGGATTTTGCAGATCCCTGCATTTCTGGCGAGGCAGACCGATTTACTGGAAGCAGCTTCTAAAGCCGCGCTTCAATACGATGGTGTGGTCAACATCAAAAAGCCTCAGTTTGTGGCTCCCGAGGACTGTATTCATGCGGTAAAAAAATGCGAGGCCTTCGGGCTGGACCGCCTGCTGCTGACAGAACGGGGAACGACATTTGGCTACGGTCGGCTGGTCAACGATATGCGCTGCATTCCAATTATGAAGCAGATGGGGCCCCCTGTGATCTTTGATGCCACCCATAGTGTCCAGACACCGGGGGGGAAATCAACGGGAGGAGACCGCGAAATGATACCGTTCCTGGCCCGGGCTGCCGTGGCCTGTGGCTGCGATGGAATTTTTGCAGAAACGCATCCCGATCCTTCACAGGCGCTCAGTGACGGCCCGAATATGCTTCCGCTGGATCATTTCGCCAGCTTTGCCATCCAGATGCAGAGATTCCGCGATCTGTTCAACGAAATCAGTGGCACATCAGACATTCCATCTGCCTGA
- a CDS encoding tetratricopeptide repeat protein: MTLSNLIRRHSAPRLGMISGVFCFALLISISGCKEQTPSSSTANKEKSQGTAGNSSASSQGDHECENYIDNAMSMLEPERLEISSFVGRAVGLLNQWASQCGNLDADASSLTDSQKPFFKKYLGEAQLAKMDLTRFTESDAKFIRDSQLFNGMINAAIEGKSNDVERVTAAFYYCMSNIALNTNQQNVLPLTPYEICILGAGSAEQRAWIYIDMLRQLRLDAVLLKPAKEAPYKLLVGVLLNEDIYLFDPVLGLPIPAKDQPVDAVLIPNPATLAEVLKSPAILKDFYGEEAANRFSTEELKAPQVLITGRSCEWSTRMRHLEDSLSRKQTFVLYRNLEEFKGDPGFISHLQTIGKGILKDAEIKVSESPDKEIEGSQAVTGDLKKRITSLKLAFHAPVPYDVKLRKETPEGFIVPWGAPTKKLLKTRTAQLLGEQKSAIESYVTTRLEAGFPSDLIVPQETRLMHLMAAHDATFFLGVGQYLQGDYASASQAFNDYLRLYSGANQERRIAAVYLMAFSDAKSGKFSSAIVAVGETKPPAALKPAFPYLEQRWRTIRDNASKK, from the coding sequence ATGACACTCTCGAATCTGATACGACGCCACTCTGCTCCCCGCCTGGGAATGATTTCTGGTGTTTTCTGCTTTGCCCTGCTGATCTCTATTTCCGGCTGTAAAGAACAGACACCTTCCTCATCGACTGCGAACAAAGAAAAATCCCAGGGAACAGCCGGTAATTCCAGTGCTTCCAGTCAGGGTGATCATGAGTGTGAAAATTACATTGATAACGCGATGAGCATGCTGGAGCCTGAGCGACTGGAAATCAGTTCGTTCGTGGGTCGTGCAGTGGGCCTGTTGAATCAGTGGGCATCACAATGTGGAAATCTTGATGCGGATGCTTCCAGCCTGACGGATTCACAGAAACCATTTTTCAAAAAGTACCTGGGAGAGGCCCAACTGGCGAAAATGGATTTGACCCGATTTACGGAGTCTGATGCAAAATTCATCCGTGACTCACAACTTTTTAACGGTATGATCAACGCCGCGATTGAAGGCAAATCGAATGATGTCGAACGTGTGACGGCTGCCTTCTATTACTGCATGAGTAATATCGCGCTCAATACCAACCAGCAAAATGTGCTCCCGTTGACCCCGTACGAAATCTGTATTCTGGGTGCCGGCTCTGCAGAACAACGCGCCTGGATCTATATCGACATGCTCAGGCAACTCCGACTGGACGCGGTCCTGTTGAAGCCTGCCAAAGAGGCTCCTTATAAATTACTGGTAGGCGTCTTGTTGAACGAAGATATTTACCTGTTTGATCCCGTGCTGGGTCTGCCGATTCCCGCGAAAGATCAACCTGTCGATGCGGTGCTGATTCCCAACCCGGCAACCCTGGCCGAGGTCTTAAAGTCTCCCGCGATTCTGAAAGACTTTTACGGAGAAGAAGCGGCTAACCGCTTTTCAACCGAAGAACTGAAGGCCCCCCAGGTCCTGATTACAGGACGCAGTTGTGAATGGTCGACCCGGATGCGGCATCTGGAAGATTCGCTATCACGCAAACAAACCTTCGTCCTGTACCGTAACCTGGAAGAATTTAAAGGTGATCCCGGTTTCATTTCACATCTGCAGACGATTGGGAAGGGAATTTTGAAAGACGCGGAAATCAAGGTGTCGGAATCCCCTGACAAAGAGATCGAGGGCAGTCAAGCCGTCACCGGTGATCTGAAGAAACGAATCACTTCACTCAAATTAGCATTCCACGCGCCAGTGCCTTACGATGTGAAATTGAGAAAAGAAACGCCGGAAGGATTTATCGTCCCCTGGGGTGCTCCCACGAAGAAATTACTGAAAACGCGAACTGCTCAATTACTGGGAGAACAGAAATCAGCCATCGAAAGTTATGTCACCACGCGACTGGAGGCTGGCTTTCCGTCCGACCTGATTGTTCCTCAGGAAACGCGGTTAATGCATCTGATGGCGGCCCATGATGCCACCTTTTTCCTGGGGGTAGGTCAATATCTGCAGGGAGACTACGCTTCTGCCAGCCAGGCGTTCAATGATTATTTACGACTCTATTCCGGTGCGAATCAGGAACGCAGGATTGCAGCCGTGTATCTGATGGCATTCAGTGATGCAAAATCGGGGAAATTTTCCAGCGCGATTGTTGCCGTCGGTGAGACGAAACCCCCTGCAGCACTCAAACCAGCATTCCCCTACCTGGAACAGCGGTGGCGCACGATTCGCGACAATGCATCGAAAAAATAA
- a CDS encoding bile acid:sodium symporter family protein — MLAFLRRRWFLVCITIVISIGVYAGHEGSQATLSQVKQFIRPSWLTAIVLFLMSLSLNSEHLLTSFKKPGPLILSLATNVVFLPLIAWALLPLQLTADFGIGLIIIACVPCTLCGASVWTRRGGGNDGVSLMVTMITNGACFLTVPFWILLITSREVEFDRVAMITKLFYAAMLPVVFGQILRMNSQIKAFADRITSRLGTVALVFVLFMVLLAAVQTGYGIQTSEVGISLAAVAVVWISCIVVHVSGFAANLLLGKTFGFAPRDRIASAIAGSQKTLPIAVFVATDASMFGNAGIPSAVFPLLMFHTSQFLIDTILADRHREKYFELELSPPESESEPSLTACEQ, encoded by the coding sequence ATGCTTGCCTTCCTTCGTCGTCGCTGGTTTTTAGTCTGTATTACAATTGTGATTTCGATCGGTGTCTACGCGGGCCATGAAGGATCCCAGGCGACACTTTCGCAGGTGAAGCAGTTCATCCGTCCTTCCTGGTTGACGGCAATTGTCCTGTTTCTGATGTCGTTGAGTCTGAATTCCGAACACCTGCTGACATCCTTTAAAAAACCGGGACCACTGATCCTGTCACTGGCAACGAATGTGGTATTTTTACCCCTGATTGCCTGGGCATTATTGCCGCTGCAACTGACGGCTGATTTTGGCATTGGCCTGATTATCATAGCCTGTGTGCCCTGCACGCTGTGTGGCGCCTCGGTCTGGACCCGTCGCGGGGGAGGCAATGACGGCGTCTCCCTGATGGTCACCATGATCACCAACGGTGCCTGCTTTCTCACGGTTCCGTTCTGGATTCTGTTGATCACGTCACGTGAGGTGGAATTCGATCGTGTCGCCATGATTACCAAACTTTTCTACGCGGCGATGCTGCCTGTCGTCTTCGGACAGATCCTTCGCATGAATTCGCAGATCAAAGCATTTGCAGACCGGATTACCTCCCGGCTGGGAACCGTGGCATTGGTCTTTGTGCTGTTTATGGTACTGCTTGCGGCAGTGCAGACGGGATATGGTATACAGACATCGGAAGTCGGCATCTCGCTGGCAGCGGTTGCCGTCGTGTGGATCAGTTGCATTGTGGTGCATGTCAGCGGATTTGCTGCCAATCTGCTGCTGGGAAAAACGTTTGGTTTTGCGCCGCGCGATCGGATCGCCAGCGCCATCGCCGGCAGTCAGAAGACGTTGCCGATTGCCGTCTTCGTCGCCACCGATGCCTCGATGTTCGGGAACGCAGGAATTCCGTCCGCCGTCTTTCCGCTACTGATGTTTCACACGTCTCAGTTCTTGATCGACACCATCCTGGCCGATCGACATCGCGAAAAATACTTTGAACTCGAACTGTCACCACCCGAGTCAGAATCAGAACCGAGCCTGACCGCCTGCGAACAGTAG
- a CDS encoding helix-turn-helix domain-containing protein, which translates to MSANPARKKTSATTGSELSPDEISGQLSQRVRELRKERGWSLDSLSAACGVSRSMLSQIERGEANPTLAVTVRISQAFGIALGELVEAPVSTSAIEVIRAEDRTFHYRSDDECRIRTLSPLHLEKDVEFYEVQLHANGKLQSAPHFRGTREFLTVEKGKVQVNSGEDTTQLGPGDSASYRVDVPHAIMNIGRGEAVLFLVVIYQN; encoded by the coding sequence ATGTCGGCAAATCCCGCCAGAAAAAAAACTTCTGCGACAACAGGTTCCGAATTATCTCCTGATGAAATCAGCGGGCAGCTTTCGCAGCGCGTACGGGAACTGCGCAAAGAGCGGGGCTGGTCTCTCGATTCCCTCTCGGCCGCGTGTGGTGTGAGCCGTTCGATGCTCAGTCAGATTGAGCGTGGCGAAGCAAACCCGACACTGGCTGTGACCGTACGGATCTCTCAGGCGTTCGGCATCGCGTTGGGAGAACTGGTCGAAGCCCCGGTTTCTACTTCTGCAATCGAAGTCATCCGTGCCGAGGATCGGACGTTTCATTATCGCTCGGATGATGAATGCCGCATTCGTACGCTTTCTCCCCTGCACCTGGAAAAGGATGTGGAGTTCTACGAAGTTCAACTGCATGCGAATGGAAAACTGCAGAGTGCACCGCACTTTCGAGGCACCCGTGAGTTCCTGACCGTTGAGAAAGGAAAAGTCCAGGTCAACTCGGGAGAAGATACCACCCAACTGGGCCCGGGAGATTCTGCCAGCTACAGGGTCGATGTGCCCCATGCGATCATGAACATCGGTCGCGGCGAAGCAGTCCTGTTTCTGGTCGTCATTTACCAGAACTGA
- the tdh gene encoding L-threonine 3-dehydrogenase, with protein MKALVKKESKPGLWLEDVPVPTIGINDVLIKVDRTGICGTDVHIYKWDDWAQKTIPVPMVVGHEFVGEIVEVGSNVVDYTPGEIVSGEGHVVCGRCRNCFAGRRHLCAHTRGVGVNRPGAFAEYISLPMTNIWHHEDSINRDVASIFDPFGNAVHTALSFDVLGEDVLITGAGPIGVMAAAVVKHAGARHVVVTDVNPYRLDLARKMGATLALDVRENTIADAQQQLGMTEGFDVGLEMSGNPQAFRDMLNNMCHGGKIAMLGIPEKEIAIDWNVVVFNMLTIKGIYGREMYETWYKMTVMLQSGLDLSPIITHRFHASEFEAGFDVMMSGQSGKVILDWNNI; from the coding sequence ATGAAAGCATTGGTCAAAAAGGAGTCAAAGCCGGGGCTTTGGCTGGAAGATGTTCCTGTTCCCACGATTGGCATTAACGATGTGCTGATCAAAGTCGACCGTACCGGGATCTGTGGTACGGACGTGCATATTTACAAATGGGACGACTGGGCCCAGAAGACGATTCCCGTCCCGATGGTTGTGGGACATGAATTTGTCGGTGAAATTGTGGAGGTCGGTTCGAATGTCGTCGACTACACGCCAGGCGAAATCGTGAGTGGTGAAGGGCACGTAGTCTGCGGACGCTGTCGCAACTGCTTCGCGGGTCGACGGCATCTGTGTGCTCATACGCGGGGCGTCGGCGTGAATCGTCCCGGTGCGTTCGCAGAATACATTTCCCTGCCGATGACAAATATCTGGCATCACGAAGATTCAATTAACCGGGATGTCGCTTCCATTTTCGATCCGTTCGGTAACGCCGTACACACTGCTCTCTCTTTTGATGTTCTGGGAGAAGATGTCCTGATCACGGGAGCCGGCCCGATTGGTGTGATGGCAGCCGCCGTTGTGAAACACGCGGGTGCCCGGCATGTCGTTGTGACCGATGTGAACCCGTATCGTCTCGACCTGGCCCGTAAAATGGGAGCGACGCTGGCACTGGATGTGCGCGAGAATACCATTGCCGATGCGCAACAGCAATTGGGCATGACAGAAGGCTTTGATGTCGGACTGGAAATGTCAGGGAATCCACAGGCGTTTCGGGACATGCTGAATAACATGTGCCACGGCGGTAAGATTGCGATGCTGGGTATTCCCGAAAAGGAAATCGCCATCGACTGGAACGTGGTCGTGTTCAACATGCTGACCATTAAGGGGATCTATGGTCGCGAAATGTATGAGACCTGGTATAAAATGACGGTCATGCTGCAAAGCGGACTGGATCTCAGCCCCATCATCACGCATCGCTTTCATGCCAGTGAATTTGAAGCGGGATTTGATGTGATGATGTCTGGCCAGTCCGGGAAGGTCATTCTTGACTGGAACAATATTTAA
- a CDS encoding glycine C-acetyltransferase → MYGSIKQELEQTLSSIREEGLYKSERIITTPQDAHIRVAEGEPVLNMCANNYLGLAEHPAVIAAAHAGLDEWGYGLSSVRFICGTQSIHKQLEQKLSRFLETEDTILYTSCFDANGGLFETLLTAEDAIISDELNHASIIDGVRLCKAQRFRYKNNNMQDLEEQLKAASSARYRLIATDGVFSMDGYIANLPAICDLAEKYDALVMVDDSHSVGFMGQHGKGTHEFHDVMDRIDIITGTLGKALGGASGGYTSGRKEIIELLRQRSRPYLFSNSVAPAIVTASIAAIDLLTASTELRDNLETNTKHFRAGISQVGFDVLPGEHPIVPIMLGDAALAARVADALLQKGIYVIGFSFPVVPKGKARIRTQISAAHSIEDLDFAIEKFREVKAELGI, encoded by the coding sequence ATGTATGGATCAATCAAACAGGAACTGGAACAGACACTCTCGTCGATCCGCGAGGAAGGGCTTTATAAGTCAGAGCGGATCATCACGACACCCCAGGATGCCCATATCCGTGTCGCGGAGGGTGAGCCGGTTCTGAATATGTGTGCCAATAACTATCTGGGGCTGGCCGAACACCCGGCTGTGATCGCCGCCGCCCATGCCGGTCTGGACGAGTGGGGCTACGGTCTTTCCTCGGTCCGTTTCATCTGTGGCACGCAGTCGATTCACAAACAGCTGGAACAGAAACTGAGCCGGTTTCTGGAGACCGAAGACACGATTCTTTACACGTCCTGTTTCGATGCTAACGGCGGCCTGTTTGAAACGCTGTTAACGGCTGAAGATGCGATTATCTCGGATGAACTGAACCATGCCAGCATTATTGATGGCGTGCGACTGTGTAAAGCACAGCGGTTCCGCTACAAAAACAACAACATGCAGGATCTCGAGGAACAGTTGAAAGCCGCTTCGTCGGCCCGCTATCGTCTGATTGCGACTGACGGCGTGTTCTCGATGGACGGTTACATTGCCAATCTGCCGGCCATCTGTGATCTTGCGGAAAAATACGATGCCCTGGTAATGGTGGATGACTCCCATTCGGTCGGATTCATGGGACAGCATGGCAAAGGGACCCACGAATTTCATGACGTGATGGATCGGATTGACATCATCACAGGCACGCTGGGCAAAGCGCTCGGCGGTGCCAGCGGTGGTTACACCAGCGGACGCAAAGAGATCATTGAACTATTAAGACAGCGTTCGCGGCCTTATCTGTTTTCCAACTCCGTGGCTCCGGCAATCGTCACAGCTTCGATTGCCGCCATTGACTTGTTGACCGCTTCAACGGAACTCCGCGACAATCTGGAAACCAATACGAAACACTTCCGTGCTGGGATCTCCCAAGTCGGTTTTGATGTCCTGCCCGGCGAGCACCCCATCGTACCGATCATGCTGGGTGATGCGGCTCTCGCAGCTCGCGTGGCCGATGCGCTGCTGCAGAAAGGCATCTATGTGATCGGGTTCTCATTCCCGGTGGTTCCCAAAGGGAAAGCCCGGATTCGAACCCAGATCTCAGCCGCCCATTCGATTGAAGACCTGGACTTTGCGATTGAGAAATTCAGAGAAGTTAAAGCAGAACTGGGAATTTAA
- a CDS encoding MotA/TolQ/ExbB proton channel family protein — MSQYLSQLSGLSTMVITLACGAHLFFFFVLWVWSRRDLRGIASSLDDFTRGLKHRSLLDSTGHLSDQIEAFLADVNETLDPQANPADRKALSERVHILDEKRRYLDSHFFETCYNICRTMIEAYPLAGVLGTILAMGAALQANAGTETTNAISSIVSHFGDAIWSTFAGLAAAILLMFVNSVLEMSFLGLVENRQHVRDTVVRAKRELVLAGGGETPA, encoded by the coding sequence ATGTCGCAGTATTTAAGCCAGCTCTCCGGGCTCTCCACCATGGTCATTACCCTGGCCTGTGGAGCCCACCTGTTTTTTTTCTTTGTGCTCTGGGTCTGGTCCCGACGCGACCTGCGGGGCATCGCTTCTTCGCTGGACGATTTCACCCGTGGTCTGAAGCACCGCAGTCTGCTCGATTCGACGGGCCACCTGTCCGATCAGATCGAAGCGTTCCTGGCTGACGTGAATGAAACACTTGATCCGCAAGCCAATCCCGCCGACCGCAAAGCGCTTTCCGAACGGGTGCACATTCTGGATGAAAAACGCCGCTACCTCGACTCGCATTTTTTCGAGACCTGCTACAACATCTGCCGCACCATGATCGAAGCCTATCCCCTGGCAGGCGTGCTGGGCACGATTCTTGCGATGGGAGCCGCGCTGCAGGCCAACGCGGGAACTGAAACGACCAACGCCATCAGTTCGATAGTCAGTCATTTCGGCGATGCCATCTGGTCGACGTTTGCGGGCCTGGCTGCCGCCATCCTGCTGATGTTTGTCAACAGTGTTCTGGAGATGTCCTTCCTGGGACTGGTGGAAAATCGCCAGCATGTCCGCGATACCGTCGTCCGCGCCAAACGCGAGCTCGTGCTGGCCGGGGGAGGCGAGACACCTGCATGA
- a CDS encoding 2,3-bisphosphoglycerate-independent phosphoglycerate mutase, whose translation MADLHALMKKLQKKNDSKIVLLVSDGLGGLPLEPGGKTELETANTPNLDALAKKGTLGRSIPVIPGITPGSGPGHLGLFGYDPLEFNIGRGVLEALGIDFELGPDDVAIRGNFCTLDDDGKITDRRAGRIPSEVGAELCKKLDKIEIPGVEVFVRHVKEYRLVIVLRAKGLGGDINDTDPQKTGVPPLEPVGQNEASAKTAVLCKEFLKQAGEILKDDHPANLLTMRGIAKMPEIPTFEEVYGTRAAAVAVYPMYRGLARLVSMDVKDAGQTLESQMDCLEKIWDDYDFFFVHYKYTDSTGEDGNFDAKVARTEDVDTCIPRITALNPDVLIVTGDHSTPAKMKSHSWHPVPVLLSAENARFDGCQSFGESECIQGGLGQFEAKYLMWLAMAHAGRLEKYGA comes from the coding sequence ATGGCAGACCTGCACGCGTTAATGAAAAAACTGCAAAAGAAGAATGATTCCAAAATCGTACTCCTCGTCTCGGATGGACTGGGGGGGCTGCCCCTGGAGCCGGGCGGAAAAACCGAACTGGAAACCGCGAACACTCCCAACCTGGATGCCCTCGCGAAAAAAGGAACCCTGGGACGCAGCATTCCCGTGATTCCCGGCATCACTCCCGGCAGCGGGCCCGGTCACCTGGGTCTGTTCGGTTATGATCCCCTCGAATTCAACATCGGTCGAGGAGTACTCGAAGCGCTGGGCATCGATTTCGAACTCGGTCCCGATGACGTCGCCATTCGTGGTAACTTCTGTACGCTCGACGATGACGGCAAGATTACTGACCGTCGCGCCGGGCGCATTCCCAGCGAAGTCGGCGCTGAACTCTGCAAGAAACTCGACAAAATCGAAATTCCCGGTGTCGAAGTATTTGTACGACACGTCAAAGAATATCGCCTGGTGATCGTCCTGCGGGCCAAAGGGCTGGGCGGTGACATCAACGATACCGACCCTCAGAAAACCGGCGTTCCTCCGCTGGAACCAGTCGGGCAGAACGAAGCTTCTGCGAAAACCGCTGTCCTCTGTAAAGAGTTCCTCAAGCAGGCCGGCGAGATTCTCAAAGATGATCATCCCGCAAACCTGCTTACCATGCGGGGCATTGCCAAGATGCCCGAGATTCCGACCTTCGAAGAAGTCTATGGCACCCGCGCTGCTGCGGTTGCCGTCTATCCAATGTACCGGGGACTGGCCCGACTGGTTAGTATGGACGTCAAAGACGCCGGTCAGACACTGGAGTCACAGATGGACTGCCTGGAAAAAATCTGGGATGACTATGATTTCTTTTTCGTGCATTACAAATACACCGACTCCACAGGGGAAGATGGAAACTTCGATGCGAAAGTCGCCCGGACGGAAGATGTCGATACCTGCATTCCCCGTATCACGGCACTTAACCCAGACGTGCTCATCGTCACTGGCGATCACAGTACGCCTGCCAAAATGAAGTCGCATAGCTGGCATCCCGTGCCCGTCCTGCTGTCTGCGGAAAATGCCCGCTTTGACGGCTGCCAGAGCTTCGGTGAATCGGAGTGCATTCAAGGCGGACTGGGCCAGTTTGAAGCCAAATATCTGATGTGGCTGGCCATGGCGCACGCCGGTCGACTGGAAAAATATGGTGCCTGA
- a CDS encoding glycosyltransferase family 4 protein, whose product MSEPSSQKLHVAIITSGGAGMFCGACMHDNTWTRAMMLQGAEATLVPTYTPIRVDEENMTGSPVFLGGINVYLNYRSKLWRKLPGFMKHWLNAPWIINLATKFGVSNDAHELGALTVTLLEGDQGAEGREIEELAQFLGSQLKPDVICLSNALLSGTIKKIKEHYQGPLFCILQGDDVFLEELGEPYRSRSLELIRNNVQQVDGVLVHSDYYREFMSGYLDMPVEHFHKVLLGINLEGHDGTPDDRSGEPFTIGFFARICKEKGLHNVVQAFEIFHKAHPDSRLCVGGFLGKESEEYFQETTKNLNALNESYKYWGSPATREEKIAFYKSLSVLSVPTDYHEPKGLFVLEALANGVPVVQPAHGAFPELIEQTAGGLLVPPGDPQALADAWERLYQDQEYRLQLARQGYERVRQFYNAELMATESLSFFQKWVDAAGLRQNIPQLTPDP is encoded by the coding sequence ATGTCAGAACCATCATCCCAAAAATTACATGTGGCCATCATCACCTCGGGAGGCGCCGGGATGTTCTGTGGTGCCTGTATGCACGACAACACCTGGACCCGGGCCATGATGCTGCAGGGCGCGGAAGCTACGCTGGTCCCCACATATACCCCGATTCGTGTGGACGAAGAAAATATGACAGGCTCTCCCGTTTTCCTGGGGGGGATCAATGTCTATCTGAATTATCGCTCGAAGCTCTGGCGTAAACTGCCCGGTTTCATGAAGCACTGGCTCAATGCGCCCTGGATTATCAATCTGGCCACAAAGTTTGGTGTCAGTAATGATGCTCACGAACTGGGAGCGCTGACCGTCACGCTGCTGGAAGGAGATCAGGGAGCCGAAGGCAGGGAGATTGAAGAACTGGCGCAGTTCCTGGGATCCCAGCTCAAACCCGACGTGATCTGCCTGAGTAATGCATTACTCTCCGGTACCATCAAAAAAATCAAAGAACATTATCAAGGTCCCCTGTTCTGTATTCTGCAGGGGGATGACGTCTTCCTGGAAGAACTGGGCGAGCCTTATCGCAGCCGTTCGCTGGAACTGATTCGCAACAACGTGCAGCAGGTCGATGGCGTGCTGGTTCACAGCGACTACTATCGCGAATTCATGTCCGGCTATTTGGATATGCCTGTCGAACACTTTCATAAAGTGCTGCTGGGAATCAATCTCGAAGGCCACGATGGCACCCCCGACGATCGCAGCGGTGAGCCCTTTACCATCGGCTTTTTCGCCCGGATCTGTAAAGAAAAGGGGCTCCATAATGTCGTCCAGGCATTTGAGATTTTTCACAAAGCCCATCCTGACAGCCGCCTGTGTGTTGGCGGTTTCCTGGGTAAGGAGAGCGAAGAGTACTTTCAAGAGACCACTAAAAATCTAAACGCCCTCAATGAGTCATACAAATACTGGGGCAGTCCCGCGACGCGCGAAGAAAAAATCGCCTTCTATAAGAGTCTGTCAGTACTCTCTGTGCCGACCGACTATCATGAACCCAAGGGACTGTTTGTTCTGGAAGCATTAGCGAACGGCGTGCCCGTCGTGCAGCCCGCCCATGGCGCGTTCCCGGAACTGATCGAACAGACCGCCGGCGGACTGCTGGTTCCCCCCGGAGATCCGCAGGCGCTCGCGGATGCCTGGGAACGACTGTACCAGGATCAGGAATACCGTCTCCAACTGGCCCGGCAGGGTTATGAACGTGTTCGTCAGTTCTATAATGCGGAACTGATGGCGACCGAAAGCCTGAGCTTCTTTCAGAAATGGGTCGATGCCGCGGGTTTAAGGCAGAACATTCCACAATTGACGCCCGATCCCTGA
- a CDS encoding type 1 glutamine amidotransferase, giving the protein MLEPLRYLLLQVRNADDPMLKQEVACFAEILESDISQIEVFDLLGGPLQEHDLIETDVVLIGGSGDYSAAGEGDWLEVALDSLRLVHDSRKPTFASCWGFQAVARALGGRVVHDIEKAELGVHHVRLTAAGTADPVFGPSGPVLQGLMGHEDTVIELPPGTELLASTERVQNQAYRFLDRPIYCTQFHPELNRKSFLGRLQTYPKYVEKIAGLSLDDFRHSIHDTPEAAALLKRFVQQIAPLHLDQT; this is encoded by the coding sequence ATGTTAGAACCACTACGTTATTTATTGCTGCAGGTGCGTAACGCCGACGATCCGATGTTAAAGCAGGAAGTTGCCTGTTTTGCGGAGATTCTGGAATCAGACATCAGCCAGATTGAGGTATTCGATCTGCTGGGGGGACCGCTGCAGGAACATGATCTGATAGAGACTGATGTCGTACTGATTGGAGGTAGTGGAGACTACTCTGCTGCCGGTGAAGGGGACTGGCTGGAAGTGGCTCTGGACAGTCTGCGACTGGTTCACGATTCCCGCAAGCCGACATTTGCATCCTGCTGGGGATTCCAGGCAGTTGCCCGGGCGCTGGGAGGGCGTGTGGTTCACGATATTGAAAAAGCAGAACTTGGCGTGCATCATGTCAGGCTGACGGCCGCCGGTACAGCCGATCCGGTGTTTGGTCCTTCAGGACCTGTTCTTCAAGGTCTGATGGGACACGAAGATACAGTGATTGAACTGCCTCCGGGGACCGAACTGCTGGCCTCGACAGAACGGGTGCAGAACCAGGCTTACCGATTTCTGGATCGTCCCATTTACTGCACGCAGTTTCATCCGGAACTCAATCGTAAGTCGTTTCTCGGGCGATTGCAGACGTATCCCAAGTATGTCGAAAAAATCGCGGGCCTGTCGCTGGATGACTTTCGACATTCCATTCATGATACACCTGAAGCCGCCGCTCTGTTAAAACGATTTGTGCAACAGATTGCACCACTCCATCTGGATCAAACCTGA